The following are from one region of the Paenibacillus protaetiae genome:
- a CDS encoding YkvI family membrane protein: MLGRTGKVLQIAATYIGTVVGAGFATGQEIIQFFTRFGYWGTAMIAVATVMFVWLGMKMMLLSSEIKAKSYEDLNKVLFGERYGRWISHFMLFILLGVTAVMLAGAGTIFYENWNISYQSGLLITMVGCFFLLRKGMKAILAVNAVIVPLMLLFTFLVMTNTFHMPESDRFLTLPTDQPFWSALAAPFLYTAFNLSMSQAVLVPLGAEVNDRKAIIIGSWVGGAGIGFLLLAGHIALSAHMPGVTQYEIPMGGIAKQLGYGVQLVYTFLIFAEIFTTLIADIYGLALQLQQRTGGSRSLITFSILMICYLASQIGFGPLLSTLYPVFGFISMGWLYLMIRKRMARRV; this comes from the coding sequence ATGCTGGGACGAACAGGTAAGGTGCTTCAAATTGCAGCCACCTATATTGGTACGGTGGTTGGCGCCGGTTTTGCTACGGGCCAGGAAATTATTCAGTTTTTTACCCGGTTTGGCTACTGGGGGACGGCGATGATTGCAGTCGCCACCGTGATGTTTGTTTGGCTGGGCATGAAGATGATGCTGCTCTCCAGTGAAATTAAAGCCAAATCATATGAGGATTTGAACAAAGTGCTGTTTGGCGAACGTTACGGACGATGGATCAGTCACTTTATGCTCTTTATTTTGCTTGGCGTAACTGCTGTTATGCTGGCCGGAGCCGGTACAATTTTTTATGAAAACTGGAATATATCTTACCAATCCGGGCTGCTTATTACGATGGTCGGCTGCTTCTTCCTGCTGCGTAAAGGGATGAAGGCCATATTGGCCGTTAATGCGGTTATTGTCCCGCTTATGCTGCTGTTCACCTTTCTTGTCATGACAAATACGTTTCATATGCCGGAATCGGACCGGTTCCTGACGCTGCCGACCGACCAGCCGTTCTGGTCCGCGCTTGCCGCTCCTTTCTTATACACCGCGTTTAACTTGTCCATGTCGCAGGCGGTGCTCGTCCCGCTTGGCGCAGAAGTAAACGACCGCAAGGCGATCATAATCGGCTCCTGGGTCGGAGGAGCGGGCATCGGGTTTCTGCTGCTGGCAGGCCACATTGCTTTATCGGCGCATATGCCCGGCGTCACGCAATACGAAATCCCCATGGGCGGCATTGCCAAACAGCTTGGCTACGGTGTGCAGCTTGTATATACGTTTCTTATTTTCGCCGAAATTTTCACAACGCTAATTGCAGATATATACGGCCTTGCCCTTCAGCTGCAGCAGCGGACGGGAGGCTCGCGCAGCCTGATTACATTCAGCATTCTGATGATCTGTTATTTGGCCAGCCAAATTGGCTTCGGCCCGCTTCTCTCGACGCTTTACCCTGTATTCGGCTTTATCAGCATGGGCTGGCTGTACCTAATGATCCGCAAACGAATGGCAAGACGCGTTTAA
- a CDS encoding xanthine phosphoribosyltransferase, whose product MDILKQKIIEHGDVLSNDVLRLDALINHQVDPKLVMEMGKEFARIFAGEQITKVITIESSGIPAAFATALQLEVPMVFARRKKTLIADPDAYCERVPSFTKGIVTDIMVSKEYLSPNDRLLFIDDIIANGDAARGLVKIIERSGAHLVGLGVVVEKTFQSGGKSLREQGVRLEPLVRISSLSNGEITFE is encoded by the coding sequence ATGGACATTTTAAAACAAAAAATTATCGAACATGGCGATGTATTGTCAAACGACGTATTGCGTCTGGATGCTTTAATCAACCATCAGGTTGATCCAAAGCTGGTGATGGAGATGGGCAAGGAGTTTGCGCGCATATTTGCCGGAGAACAGATTACAAAAGTTATTACGATTGAATCGTCCGGTATCCCTGCTGCTTTCGCAACGGCTTTGCAGCTGGAGGTGCCGATGGTGTTCGCCCGCCGCAAAAAAACGCTCATTGCCGATCCGGATGCTTATTGCGAGCGTGTGCCTTCCTTCACGAAAGGCATCGTAACCGATATTATGGTGTCCAAAGAGTATCTGTCCCCGAATGACCGGCTGTTATTTATTGATGACATTATTGCCAATGGAGATGCTGCGCGGGGGCTGGTGAAAATTATCGAGCGTTCGGGCGCGCATCTGGTCGGGCTTGGCGTTGTGGTAGAGAAAACATTCCAATCCGGAGGGAAATCGCTGCGTGAGCAAGGCGTTCGGCTGGAGCCGCTCGTTCGGATTTCTTCCTTGAGCAACGGCGAAATTACATTTGAGTAA
- a CDS encoding divergent polysaccharide deacetylase family protein, translated as MLGCGGQAYAAQPNEPQAKRQVAIVIDDFGNRMDGTEEMLKLPVKITAAIMPFMPTTKEDAELAYRLGHDVIVHMPMEPNKGLKSWLGPGAITADLSDAEIRSRVENAIDNVPHAIGMNNHMGSKITADERIMRIILTVCKERGLYFLDSRTTWKTVIPKVAGEIGVPLVSNELFLDDIYSEQHIFKQVGLLKKHLESHSSCIIIGHVGVPGKKTAGVLKQSIPGMMNYVNFVKASSMLPASPGQPFVLPDA; from the coding sequence ATGCTGGGCTGCGGCGGACAAGCCTATGCAGCACAACCAAACGAACCGCAGGCCAAACGGCAGGTGGCGATCGTAATCGATGACTTCGGCAACCGGATGGACGGAACGGAAGAAATGCTGAAGCTCCCGGTCAAAATTACGGCGGCCATTATGCCTTTTATGCCCACGACGAAAGAGGATGCGGAGCTGGCCTACCGGCTTGGCCACGATGTCATTGTTCATATGCCGATGGAGCCTAACAAAGGGCTTAAATCCTGGCTTGGCCCCGGTGCGATTACAGCCGATCTGAGCGATGCCGAAATTCGCAGCCGGGTGGAAAATGCGATCGATAACGTGCCGCATGCGATTGGGATGAACAACCACATGGGCTCCAAAATCACCGCCGATGAGCGGATTATGCGCATCATACTGACCGTATGCAAGGAAAGAGGGCTGTATTTTTTGGACAGCCGCACCACTTGGAAAACGGTCATTCCGAAAGTAGCCGGGGAGATAGGCGTACCGCTCGTATCCAATGAGCTGTTTCTGGATGATATTTATTCGGAGCAGCATATTTTTAAACAAGTCGGCCTGCTGAAGAAACATCTGGAATCCCATTCCAGCTGCATTATAATCGGGCATGTCGGCGTTCCCGGCAAAAAAACAGCCGGGGTACTGAAACAGTCGATCCCCGGCATGATGAATTATGTTAACTTTGTCAAAGCATCCAGCATGCTGCCGGCTTCACCGGGTCAGCCATTTGTATTGCCGGATGCCTGA
- a CDS encoding N-acetylmuramoyl-L-alanine amidase family protein produces the protein MRYQPMANALMALCLLFTFGTAPSKAAAATPESGTAGSSEVQGSGHNNGADSRERLQLHLPSAVVLIDAGHGGIDSGTLTGTILEKDINLVIAKKLYLLLRSQGIITVLNRTGDYALSDDNRWHASSSRHRKDLSQRRQLTEEIPTELLVSLHVNWTKDRSERGPLVLHQSSGESALLAFCIQDALNRQQQSRTLPREGKPFYLLRRVQQPAVIVEMGFLSNEADRHMLTDPLQQNRIAAAIASGIRQYKWLTR, from the coding sequence ATGCGATATCAACCAATGGCAAACGCCTTGATGGCGTTATGCCTGCTGTTTACCTTTGGCACCGCGCCAAGCAAGGCTGCAGCCGCTACTCCGGAAAGCGGAACAGCGGGCAGCAGCGAGGTGCAGGGAAGCGGACACAATAATGGAGCTGACAGCAGAGAAAGACTGCAGCTTCATTTGCCTTCTGCGGTTGTGCTTATTGACGCCGGCCATGGAGGAATTGACAGCGGAACATTAACAGGCACGATTTTAGAAAAAGACATAAACCTCGTCATTGCCAAAAAACTGTATCTGTTATTACGCAGCCAAGGTATCATTACCGTCCTGAACCGGACGGGCGATTATGCGTTAAGCGACGATAACCGCTGGCATGCCTCTTCATCGCGTCACCGTAAAGATCTGTCCCAGCGGCGTCAGCTGACGGAGGAAATTCCGACCGAGCTGCTCGTCAGCCTTCATGTGAACTGGACTAAAGACCGCTCGGAACGCGGGCCGCTGGTCTTGCACCAAAGCAGCGGCGAAAGCGCCCTGCTCGCATTTTGCATTCAGGATGCGCTGAACCGCCAGCAGCAATCCCGCACACTGCCGCGGGAGGGCAAACCTTTCTACCTGCTGCGGCGCGTTCAGCAGCCAGCCGTTATTGTGGAAATGGGTTTTCTCAGCAATGAAGCGGATCGCCATATGCTGACCGATCCGCTTCAGCAGAATCGTATTGCCGCTGCCATTGCTTCAGGCATCCGGCAATACAAATGGCTGACCCGGTGA
- a CDS encoding YqzE family protein, with translation MAGENEYIKYLTQRFVTYMDTPRVERKQTKVQEKAEREHWVTRWFGVGAYGVVLWWRRQVHRQR, from the coding sequence ATGGCAGGCGAAAACGAATATATCAAATATTTGACCCAACGGTTCGTCACCTATATGGACACGCCGCGCGTGGAGCGCAAGCAAACGAAAGTGCAGGAGAAAGCCGAACGCGAGCATTGGGTGACAAGATGGTTTGGCGTCGGGGCATACGGCGTCGTGTTATGGTGGAGAAGGCAAGTTCACCGTCAAAGGTAG